A single region of the Pyricularia oryzae 70-15 chromosome 4, whole genome shotgun sequence genome encodes:
- a CDS encoding translationally controlled tumor protein has product MLIFKDIVSGNEMFSDVYDPKLVDDVVYEVDCKMITVDAVNVDTGANASAEDAEEALEDGPTKVNDIIYSFRLQSSSFDKKSYLSHLKGFFKAVKEHKKSQGASEEDVKAWEKKAGDYVKNKLLPNFKDFEFYIGEEFNPDGMVALLNYREDGITPFFTFWKDGLTEMKC; this is encoded by the exons ATGCTTATTTTCAAG GATATTGTCTCTGGAAACGAGATGTTCTCGGACGTCTACGACCCCAAGCTTGTCGATGATGTCGTTTACGAGGTCGACTGCAAGATGATCACTGTTGACGCCGTCAACGTTG ACACTGGCGCCAATGCCTCCGCTGAGGACGCCGAGGAGGCTCTCGAAGACGGCCCCACCAAGGTCAACGACATCATCTACTCCTTCCGCCTCCAGAGCTCCAGCTTCGACAAGAAGAGCTACCTGAGCCACCTGAAGG GTTTCTTCAAGGCCGTCAAGGAGCACAAGAAGTCCCAGGGTGCCTCTGAGGAGGATGTCAAGGCCTGGGAGAAGAAGGCTGGCGACTACGTCAAGAACAAGCTCCTTCCTAACTTCAAGGACTTCGAGTTCTACATTGGAGAGGAGTTTAACCCCGATGGAAT GGTTGCTCTG CTCAACTACAGGGAAGAT GGCATCACGCCGTTTTTCACCTTCTGGAAGGATGGTCTTACCGAGATGAAGTGCTAA
- a CDS encoding mitochondrial metal transporter 2 encodes MPPFHGAHHPGPSLSLRFKARVIIDWHHRSRISLVGIRSFCGTGSSKLLRTPCPNRRHNNHQHIPQNQCRIYQTSSAAATSSSSSPTTTRASRSLILPSPSPNSSSRRTSTSTLYTKVVAMATQQQTRSHSGHSHGHGHHHHHHHGDNVYLTSRNKNDAGVRITRIGLFSNLGMAVAKGAGGYMFNSQAMVADAWHSMTDLASDVLTLATVSVSLRPPTDRFPTGFGKIESLGSLGVSGMLLIGGMFMCYSSLGTLYAHLFLDPSAAAEFMAHGHHHGHSHGHGHGHGHGHLAPSLNAAWLAAGTVVIKEWLYHATMKVARERKSSVLASNAVHHRVDSLTGIVTLLVILGANFWRNAEWLDPTGGLLISLLVIRAGFGNTVAAFQELADRGLDDEVKESVSKHVGRGLSALEDCRHDEVELRGVAGVKSGQNYLVDLELAVPKAWTVEECRMVEDAVRTQVGGKVRGVRRVRVRFVPREQDGDEARRFDEFIPGDVEPAPEDVEDDDHHDHHHGNGSGNGHRKTQ; translated from the exons ATGCCTCCGTTTCACGGCGCACATCATCCGGGGCCCTCGCTGTCGCTGAGGTTCAAGGCTCGGGTAATTATTGATTGGCACCACCGCAGCAGAATCAGCTTAGTCGGCATTCGCAGCTTCTGCGGCACAGGCAGCTCGAAGCTGTTGAGAACACCCTGTCCCAACCGCCGCCACAACAACCACCAACACATACCCCAGAACCAGTGCAGGATCTACCAGACCTCTTCAGCCGCCGCCACTTCCAGTTCTTCCTCACCTAcgaccaccagggcctctCGAAGTTTAATCCTGCCATCCCCGTCTCCCAACTCGTCGAGTCGCCGCACGTCGACATCGACACTATACACAAAGGTTGTCGCAATGGCGACGCAGCAACAAACACGCAGCCATTCGGGCCACAGCCACGGCCACGGGcaccatcaccatcaccaccacggCGACAATGTCTACCTCACGTCGCGCAACAAGAACGACGCCGGCGTGCGCATCACCCGCATCGGGCTCTTCTCCAACCTAGGCATGGCCGTCGCCAAGGGAGCGGGCGGTTACATGTTCAACTCGCAGGCCATGGTCGCCGACGCCTGGCACAGCATGACCGACCTGGCCTCGGACGTCCTGACCCTCGCGACCGTCAGCGTGAGCCTGCGGCCGCCGACCGACCGCTTCCCGACCGGTTTCGGCAAGATTGAAAGCTTGGGATCGCTGGGCGTGTCGGGCATGCTGCTCATAGGCGGCATGTTCATGTGCTACAGCAGCCTGGGGACCTTGTACGCTCACTTGTTCCTCGACCCTTCGGCCGCTGCCGAGTTTATGGCACATGGGCACCATCACGGACACAGTCACGGGCACGGGCATGGGCATGGGCACGGACACCTCGCCCCCAGCCTGAACGCCGCCTGGTTGGCGGCCGGCACGGTGGTTATCAAGGAATGGCTCTACCACGCTA CCATGAAAGTTGCCCGCGAACGCAAATCCTCCGTCCTCGCCTCCAACGCCGTGCACCACCGAGTCGACAGCCTCACGGGCATCGTAACACTCCTCGTGATCCTGGGTGCCAACTTTTGGCGCAACGCCGAGTGGCTCGACCCGACGGGCGGCCTGCTCATTTCTCTACTCGTGATCCGGGCAGGGTTCGGCAACACCGTAGCTGCTTTTCAGGAGCTAGCCGACCGCGGTCTTGACGACGAGGTCAAGGAGTCGGTCAGCAAGCACGTCGGGCGGGGCCTCTCGGCTCTCGAGGACTGCAGGCATGACGAGGTCGAGCTGCGCGGCGTCGCAGGCGTCAAGTCCGGGCAAAACTACCTCGTCGACCTCGAGCTGGCCGTGCCCAAGGCATGGACGGTGGAGGAATGCCGCATGGTCGAGGACGCGGTCCGGACGCAGGTGGGTGGCAAGGTGCGTGGTGTCAGGAGGGTCAGGGTGCGGTTCGTGCCGAGGGAGCAGGATGGCGATGAGGCGCGCAGGTTTGACGAGTTCATCCCGGGTGACGTTGAGCCGGCTCCCGAAGATGTTGAGGACGACGATCACCACGACCACCACCACGGTAACGGGTCTGGCAACGGTCACCGTAAAACGCAGTAG
- a CDS encoding NAD-dependent deacetylase sirtuin-4 — protein MAGSALRKPLMRIPYTDVFASPRIFPVTAKTTNGAVEALLEFLATPSATGPSTTTCLTGAGVSVASGLADYRGDKGTYRVNKSYRPIYHHEFLASHAARRRYWARSFLGWTSLQKARPNAAHRAIANLAKMGVVSSVVTQNVDGLHHAACESLTDALGRPNIVELHGYLRALVCTTCKNEYPRDLFQENLARLNPAWAVFLEQAVASGALGTEDPAERRAKGIRSNPDGDVDLPDAPYTTFRYPACPSCLAHPPPLINGEVTRVEVDKDGAWESPSNAGILKPAVVMFGESIAGSVKAAAEEAVTGAGKLLVLGTSLATYSAWRLAKLAKDKGKPIAIVNMGGVRGEDAFFVEIDHQQTGAEGVRVEMPTEVILPALVEALGRTSTGAASNVQPGSDHQGSAVFKDMLS, from the coding sequence ATGGCAGGGTCGGCTTTGCGCAAGCCTTTAATGCGCATCCCCTACACCGACGTGTTTGCCTCACCGCGAATATTTCCCGTGACTGCCAAGACGACCAATGGAGCTGTAGAAGCCCTCCTGGAATTCCTCGCGACGCCATCCGCAACCGGCCCGTCGACGACCACATGCCTAACGGGTGCCGGTGTGTCCGTAGCTTCGGGTCTTGCAGATTACCGTGGCGACAAGGGAACATATCGCGTCAACAAATCCTACAGGCCGATATACCACCACGAATTCCTGGCCAGCCATGCCGCTCGCCGGAGGTACTGGGCGCGGTCCTTTCTGGGCTGGACGTCGCTGCAAAAGGCGAGACCAAACGCTGCACACAGAGCGATAGCAAACCTTGCGAAAATGGGCGTGGTTTCCTCTGTCGTTACCCAGAACGTGGACGGACTCCACCACGCCGCGTGTGAAAGTCTAACGGATGCACTTGGCAGGCCGAACATCGTGGAGCTCCACGGCTACCTACGAGCATTGGTGTGCACAACTTGCAAGAACGAGTATCCCCGAGATCTGTTCCAAGAGAATCTGGCCCGGCTCAACCCTGCCTGGGCAGTATTTTTAGAGCAGGCCGTGGCCTCAGGGGCCCTTGGGACTGAAGATCCGGCAGAGCGGAGAGCCAAGGGTATAAGGTCAAACCCGGATGGTGATGTCGACCTGCCAGACGCTCCTTACACCACTTTTCGATATCCCGCATGCCCCAGCTGTCTTGCGCATCCGCCACCGTTGATTAATGGCGAGGTAACAAGGGTCGAAGTGGACAAAGACGGAGCTTGGGAGTCGCCCAGTAATGCCGGCATACTGAAACCAGCCGTGGTCATGTTTGGTGAAAGTATCGCTGGCAGCGTCAAGGCTGCTGCAGAAGAGGCCGTCACAGGGGCAGGCAAGTTGCTTGTACTAGGGACCTCTCTGGCAACGTACTCGGCTTGGCGGCTTGCAAAGTTGGCAAAGGATAAGGGTAAACCCATTGCCATTGTGAACATGGGCGGAGTGAGAGGAGAGGATGCTTTTTTTGTAGAGATAGACCACCAGCAGACAGGAGCCGAAGGGGTGAGAGTCGAGATGCCGACAGAGGTCATCTTGCCTGCGCTGGTGGAAGCGCTCGGCCGGACATCCACTGGGGCGGCTTCAAATGTTCAGCCGGGATCCGATCACCAAGGTTCGGCGGTGTTCAAAGATATGTTGTCATAG
- a CDS encoding separin produces MASTPQAQADSVLSAVSSVSTCSSATVVLLKNLLVPSDATVPTKPLTANETRATKTTRTTKASTAKTPAKKTEKAEPDGLTPKERAVVATKVVNATLKTLGDAAKPAPAAAAQLSAEPQGLAKKTSRAALRRSSSAPMTPLNPRTLNRTSSSPTKPAARPTSSSSAAATARSNGCLAVVECARVAFSALRGLQAAGETKLPELQLENGLSALASRLVAVGMLDQAAKELRHLKQRLDTLLGSSIAGAAAPKKKTARAAQPETAISVARVSDILDFGGIQVKDAGAITELIISTQLLALRVLSLMKKPQHTQPAVEYLKDPAKTSPLDLLLASVECGLKTPDKAARQLETFSQLLLSLSPSVSSKADAEACEPRLNISPSAAFEVHVLGLEARTHWWSLAGHKGDVDKDIIQPLWRCLGAYVRRKPAADESLYLGCADAVQRVVQLAKDKGFKPTESFKSPLASLYQALGAMARESKQYQEAASWIKRLKALLQPNEDSDTSRCSVAALLLSIQLKDAEQYAESESLLREVLDGIQGVLKGNTSDLEGLLTNVNLARRSVMNALVDEEPIPTASKGLMEELVLQCPKFCLRWLGKPIPASGSTKDFVSYEQRRQTLATMLQHMLDSAFLVIKMHMDEKRVSWAQMDSILADCLTILEYMGDAAPRPGSPGNSVYVKMSLFHWIHYSTLAESSKDPKDPEPLRALRRSIECVKHRPAAEKEKTQFAVKLERMAELCQSMGRISEALGALQTLRSALIEDGALDEVVEASTSLPPALAWKCSSKAANLSRILTSIWKLEQIWIDWSVDLTEPEQLSVREHRLHFILMKSDRTLPTMTDKTVESLLTKYYPTRHPICRLRTLLCLFVVHLDSSDELPAIESQIEAVVGLIKKSGFGEDSALSSYMEHYRAYYKSLSAMKSQIPDLDRIEQSIHQWKTITEACSTPADLDSRIDDASHLVRHLQSIIDFSKAMGQDSLQLSTLELLTKISGLLEDSDTDTRLASNSRLALLYASTGRSSLAQKALDAGLKFTQEREVVSRESVANFHLAFAEFQLFTGNLNEAEVHFKQAQKHAADTSNSPMARSQRRDLITYASLLQSMIASKKGEAHHALIHARETVRILFREWTKLERAASSSSTSDQANESQGSISLVASMAGAPSPESGESTVTVAGPEFWKLFYPLFRSLSHLSSVYAHLGMFQETVYYAEQAQKLAQTTGARLYLAQCESWMASVYLRAGKLQRSLELANLSSSKLLGGDQSCTAVALACQLGGLYRDLKEFEAELRMIQRAEDTLIAIDREVAEVVGKDAEDEDQEQPSSRARKGTVRTARLPIREKPAARQTTRKAAATTTTTRRTTKKAPPAVEGTTTSSVPAPSESTDIIISTLKASIAVHKAVSFVNKKDWNSAKETLQTSQALTKLARGKLGEMLAQAMCHFGQCQEQMTRDAVFSVIQDSTLSFPAVCKGASDRSSPAKPTQPQKGRSAASAASKRHPDFLVNLQAAHDCLVEAHSIAVVSGDAAMVHRIAVMLQSTVLILSATGTSKPRLLGSQDLATCSVEAAQNLTWRRERKALLLEKHAIRNEALEWPMPVSLGDASPGGRLSLAPVSDMSRFQRDYIDIIPKDWTVISVSLSDNKHDLCISRLQAGHSPFVIRLPLERATSRDTDNESFNYQTGRAELLEIIELANASCHDARDMSAKGAKTAWWSHREELDERLKNLLDNVEQVWLGGFKGIFSQQKRCSELLARFQKSFTHILDKHLPSRKQVWGKRSKAASASASTANKVTLDPRILELFVGLGDVTDSNCGDLDDALNDLLYFVVDILQFHGEPNAYDEIDFDAMSVDTFDALHSYYTAMQERKGRNGSSENRNAHTVLVLDKALHVFPWESLPCMEGHAVSRVPSLECLRRLLLDRKRPEATAEDHPNPPVSGRHVSRNSGTWILNPGGDLKTTQTTFETSLASSLGKQSNWHGMVGRVPTESEFEDALRSREVLLYFGHGSGAQYIRGRTVRRLQGGCRAAVLLWGCSSASLAEAGDFETHGPVWNYLIAGCPAVTGTLWDVTDRDIDRLAVRVFEEWGLVGEGVFKEEPKAKGGKRTAATATGGRDVPPAAREPQTSLVQAVSKARDVCRFKYLTAAAVCVYGIPVYLNDE; encoded by the exons ATGGCATCCACTCCTCAGGCGCAGGCGGACTCGGTCCTGTCTGCAGTCTCATCCGTATCAACATGTTCATCAGCTACTGTTGTTTTACTCAAGAACCTGCTTGTACCAAGTGACGCGACTGTCCCTACCAAACCTTTAACCGCAAACGAGACGCGCGCGACAAAGACAACCCGAACAACGAAGGCCTCGACCGCCAAAACCCCAGCCAAGAAGACAGAAAAGGCTGAGCCGGACGGCCTCACCCCAAAGGAGCGCGCAGTCGTCGCCACCAAGGTTGTGAATGCGACACTGAAAACACTCGGCGATGCTGCAAAACCTGCGCCTGCGGCGGCAGCCCAGCTGTCCGCCGAACCCCAAGGCCTTGCCAAGAAGACTTCCCGGGCTGCGCTGCGACGATCGAGCTCTGCACCGATGACACCCCTCAACCCACGAACCCTCAACAGGACCTCCTCTTCGCCGACGAAGCCAGCAGCACGGCCGACTTCTTCATCATCCGCAGCAGCAACGGCTCGGTCCAATGGGTGCTTGGCTGTTGTAGAATGCGCGCGCGTAGCTTTCAGTGCGCTCAGGGGTCTTCAGGCTGCTGGAGAGACGAAACTGCCCGAACTACAGTTAGAAAATGGCCTATCTGCGCTCGCAAGTCGGCTGGTCGCAGTGGGGATGCTGGATCAGGCGGCCAAGGAGCTTCGTCATCTCAAGCAGCGATTAGACACTCTCTTGGGATCATCTATTGCAGGTGCGGCGGCTCCTAAGAAAAAGACGGCGAGGGCTGCGCAACCCGAAACGGCAATCTCGGTTGCCCGCGTGTCAGACATTCTTGACTTTGGTGGGATCCAGGTCAAGGACGCCGGAGCGATCACTGAACTGATCATATCGACGCAATTACTGGCTCTCAGGGTGCTCTCTTTGATGAAGAAGCCGCAACATACTCAACCTGCTGTCGAATATCTCAAAGATCCGGCCAAAACCTCACCTCTTGACTTGCTGCTTGCATCCGTGGAATGTGGTCTCAAAACCCCTGACAAGGCTGCTCGGCAGCTGGAGACGTTCTCACAGCTCCTACTGTCGCTATCGCCGAGCGTGTCAAGCAAGGCCGATGCTGAAGCGTGTGAGCCACGCCTAAACATCTCTCCCTCGGCCGCGTTCGAGGTGCATGTTCTTGGGTTGGAAGCAAGGACACATTGGTGGAGCTTAGCTGGGCACAAAGGGGACGTGGATAAAGACATAATTCAGCCATTATGGCGGTGTCTCGGGGCTTATGTGCGAAGAAAACCAGCTGCGGATGAGTCGCTGTATCTCGGCTGCGCGGACGCTGTTCAGCGCGTTGTTCAGTTGGCCAAGGATAAGGGTTTCAAGCCGACAGAGTCCTTCAAATCGCCATTGGCCAGCTTGTACCAGGCTCTCGGGGCTATGGCAAGGGAGTCAAAACAATACCAGGAGGCGGCTAGCTGGATCAAACGACTAAAGGCACTCTTGCAGCCGAATGAGGACTCGGACACCAGCCGCTGTTCCGTCGCGGCCCTACTCCTCTCGATTCAGCTCAAGGATGCCGAACAGTATGCTGAGAGCGAGAGCCTGCTACGAGAAGTACTGGACGGTATCCAAGGTGTACTGAAGGGCAACACCAGTGACCTGGAGGGTCTACTCACAAACGTGAACCTCGCCAGACGATCGGTGATGAACGCATTAGTAGACGAGGAACCAATACCGACAGCCTCAAAAGGGCTCATGGAAGAGCTCGTTCTCCAGTGTCCCAAGTTTTGTCTCAGGTGGCTAGGAAAACCCATACCAGCTAGTGGGAGCACCAAAGATTTTGTGAGCTACGAACAAAGGCGACAAACGCTGGCTACGATGCTGCAACATATGCTAGACTCGGCATTCTTGGTGATCAAGATGCATATGGACGAAAAACGAGTTTCCTGGGCGCAAATGGACTCGATCCTAGCCGACTGCCTCACGATTCTCGAATATATGGGCGATGCAGCACCGAGGCCTGGGTCTCCAGGAAACTCAGTATATGTCAAAATGTCCCTCTTCCATTGGATTCACTACAGCACACTTGCCGAGTCTAGCAAAGATCCCAAAGACCCGGAGCCTCTCAGGGCACTACGCCGATCCATTGAGTGCGTCAAGCATCGTCCGGCGGCTGAGAAGGAAAAGACGCAGTTTGCCGTGAAGCTTGAACGTATGGCTGAGCTCTGTCAATCCATGGGCCGCATCAGCGAGGCTCTTGGGGCACTTCAGACGCTCAGATCCGCATTGATAGAGGATGGGGCACTCGATGAGGTTGTCGAAGCCTCGACAAGCCTCCCCCCTGCCCTTGCCTGGAAGTGCAGTTCCAAGGCAGCCAATCTTTCACGAATCTTGACATCTATCTGGAAACTGGAGCAGATCTGGATAGACTGGTCAGTTGATTTGACCGAACCGGAACAGCTGTCTGTCCGCGAGCATCGATTACACTTCATCCTCATGAAAAGTGACCGTACGCTTCCCACTATGACAGATAAAACTGTCGAATCACTACTCACCAAATATTACCCCACGAGACATCCGATATGCCGCCTGCGAACGCTGCTATGTCTCTTTGTCGTCCACCTTGACAGCTCGGACGAGCTGCCGGCAATAGAGTCTCAGATCGAAGCTGTCGTCGGCCTGATTAAGAAGTCTGGTTTCGGAGAAGACTCGGCTCTAAGCAGCTATATGGAGCATTACAGGGCCTACTACAAGTCGCTTTCTGCCATGAAATCCCAGATCCCAGACCTTGATCGTATTGAGCAGTCTATACATCAGTGGAAGACAATTACGGAAGCATGCTCAACCCCCGCGGACTTGGACAGTCGCATTGACGATGCTTCTCACCTTGTTCGTCATCTACAGTCTATAATAGATTTTTCCAAGGCAATGGGACAAGACTCTCTCCAGCTTTCGACCCTCGAGCTCTTAACTAAAATTTCGGGGTTGCTGGAAGACTCTGACACAGACACCCGACTTGCATCCAACTCCCGACTAGCACTGCTCTATGCCAGTACTGGTCGTTCCTCCTTGGCCCAGAAAGCTCTCGACGCTGGCCTGAAGTTTACCCAAGAGAGAGAGGTGGTCTCTCGGGAGAGCGTCGCAAATTTCCACCTTGCTTTTGCTGAGTTCCAGCTGTTCACTGGGAACTTGAACGAGGC AGAGGTGCACTTCAAGCAAGCTCAGAAACATGCTGCAGATACATCGAACAGCCCGATGGCCAGGTCGCAGCGCAGAGACCTAATAACATATGCATCGCTACTGCAGTCGATGATAGCCTCTAAGAAGGGCGAGGCGCACCACGCGTTGATTCATGCGAGGGAAACAGTCCGTATTCTCTTTCGAGAATGGACAAAACTCGAAAGAGCTGCATCCAGCTCATCGACCTCGGATCAAGCGAATGAAAGCCAAGGCAGCATAAGCCTCGTGGCATCCATGGCTGGTGCTCCAAGCCCAGAATCTGGAGAATCCACAGTAACAGTTGCTGGACCAGAGTTTTGGAAGCTTTTTTACCCACTGTTCCGCAGCTTATCTCATTTGTCTTCTGTTTATGCTCACCTGGGAATGTTTCAAGAGACGGTATACTATGCGGAACAAGCACAAAAGCTTGCACAGACCACGGGCGCCAGACTCTACTTGGCTCAGTGCGAGTCCTGGATGGCTTCCGTGTACTTGAGAGCAGGAAAGCTGCAGCGATCTCTCGAGCTTGCAAACTTGTCGAGCTCCAAGCTTCTTGGTGGCGACCAATCCTGCACGGCTGTGGCCCTGGCATGTCAACTCGGAGGGCTTTACCGCGATCTGAAGGAGTTCGAAGCAGAGCTCAGGATGATCCAACGAGCTGAAGATACACTGATTGCCATCGACAGGGAAGTTGCCGAGGTGGTGGGCAAGGACGCCGAAGATGAAGATCAAGAACAGCCCTCATCAAGGGCGCGTAAAGGTACTGTTAGGACCGCTAGGCTCCCGATCAGGGAGAAGCCAGCCGCCAGACAGACCACCCGAAAGGCTGCTGCAACCACGACGACTACACGCAGGACAACCAAAAAGGCCCCGCCCGCAGTCGAGGGCACAACCACATCATCAGTGCCTGCACCGTCGGAGTCCACGGATATCATCATCTCTACCCTGAAGGCATCCATAGCAGTGCACAAGGCGGTCTCGTTTGTCAATAAGAAGGACTGGAATTCCGCCAAAGAGACCCTCCAAACATCTCAGGCCCTGACAAAGCTGGCAAGGGGCAAACTTGGCGAAATGCTTGCGCAAGCAATGTGCCACTTTGGCCAGTGCCAGGAGCAGATGACGAGGGATGCGGTTTTCTCGGTCATACAGGACTCGACGCTGTCGTTTCCTGCAGTTTGCAAAGGTGCATCCGATCGTTCGTCGCCTGCCAAACCCACACAGCCACAGAAAGGAAGGTCTGCCGCCAGCGCTGCTAGCAAGCGTCACCCTGACTTTCTCGTCAACCTCCAAGCCGCCCACGACTGTCTTGTGGAGGCCCATTCGATCGCTGTTGTATCTGGAGATGCGGCCATGGTGCACCGGATAGCAGTGATGCTACAAAGCACCGTTCTTATCCTCTCTGCGACGGGTACATCAAAACCTCGCCTCCTGGGATCTCAAGACTTGGCAACCTGCTCGGTTGAGGCGGCACAGAATCTTACATGGAGGAGGGAGCGCAAAGCATTGCTTCTGGAGAAGCACGCCATCAGAAACGAAGCACTCGAGTGGCCGATGCCGGTCAGCCTGGGAGATGCCTCTCCCGGCGGACGTTTGAGTCTGGCCCCCGTTTCTGATATGAGCCGCTTTCAGCGTGACTACATTGACATAATCCCCAAGGACTGGACGGTGATTTCGGTCTCGCTCAGTGACAACAAGCATGACTTGTGCATTTCGCGCCTTCAAGCTGGACATAGTCCTTTTGTCATTCGCCTACCGCTCGAGCGCGCAACCTCCCGCGACACCGACAACGAATCGTTCAATTACCAGACGGGTCGTGCTGAGCTCCTCGAAATCATTGAACTGGCCAACGCGAGCTGCCACGACGCTCGAGACATGTCGGCGAAGGGTGCCAAGACGGCTTGGTGGTCCCACAGAGAGGAACTGGATGAGCGGCTGAAGAATTTACTCGACAATGTCGAGCAGGTGTGGCTCGGCGGCTTCAAGGGCATCTTTTCGCAACAAAAGCGCTGCTCGGAGCTGCTCGCACGGTTCCAGAAGAGCTTCACTCACATTCTGGACAAGCACCTGCCCTCCAGGAAGCAGGTCTGGGGCAAGAGGTCAAAAGCAGCTTCAGCTTCTGCGTCCACGGCTAACAAGGTCACGCTCGATCCTCGAATCCTGGAACTCTTTGTGGGTTTGGGAGACGTCACCGATTCCAACTGCGGTGATCTTGACGATGCTCTGAACGACCTGCTCTACTTCGTCGTGGATATCCTACAGTTTCACGGCGAGCCGAATGCCTATGATGAGATTGACTTTGATGCAATGAGTGTCGATACCTTTGACGCTCTGCATTCATATTACACGGCGATGCAAGAGAGGAAAGGCAGAAATGGCTCATCTGAGAATCGAAACGCCCACACGGTTCTTGTTTTGGACAAGGCTTTGCACGTCTTCCCATGGGAATCCCTCCCTTGCATGGAGGGTCATGCCGTCTCTCGTGTGCCTTCCCTCGAATGTCTCaggcggctgctgctcgaCAGAAAAAGGCCAGAGGCAACGGCAGAGGACCACCCGAACCCACCTGTAAGCGGGCGACACGTCTCCCGGAACTCAGGCACATGGATCCTCAACCCCGGCGGTGATCTCAAGACAACACAGACAACATTCGAGACATCCCTAGCCTCGTCTCTTGGAAAGCAGAGCAACTGGCATGGCATGGTCGGCCGCGTCCCCACCGAGTCCGAGTTTGAAGACGCGCTACGCAGCAGGGAGGTCCTGCTTTACTTCGGCCACGGCAGTGGCGCACAGTACATCCGAGGCAGGACGGTTCGCCGGCTTCAGGGCGGCTGCCGGGCGGCGGTCCTGCTCTGGGGCTGCAGCTCGGCGTCGCTGGCCGAGGCGGGCGACTTTGAGACGCATGGTCCCGTGTGGAACTACCTGATAGCGGGCTGTCCGGCCGTCACGGGCACCCTATGGGACGTTACGGACCGCGACATCGACCGGTTGGCCGTCAGGGTCTTTGAGGAGTGGGGCCTGGTCGGCGAGGGTGTCTTTAAGGAGGAGcccaaggccaagggcgGAAAGAGGACCGCCGCCACAGCGACCGGGGGCAGAGATGTAccgccggcggcgagggAGCCTCAGACCTCGCTGGTGCAGGCCGTATCCAAGGCGAGGGACGTCTGCAGGTTCAAGTACCTGACCGCGGCGGCGGTTTGCGTCTACGGCATACCTGTGTACTTGAATGATGAATGA